The sequence below is a genomic window from Microbacterium sp. cx-55.
CAGGGTGATGACCGCTGCCTTGCTGAGATCGAACTCCCGGAGCGCCGCCTGGTAGATCAGGTACGACGTGGTGGTGGTGGATTGACCCGGTCCGCCGGAGGTCATCATGAACACGAGATCGAACACCTTGAACGCCAGCACGAGCCGGATGAAGAACGCCGCGGCGATGACGCCGCCGACGGCCGGGAGGGTGATGTAGCGGAGCAGACCGAGACCGTGCGCGCCGTCGAGGCGCGCGGCTTCGAGGGTGTGCGGGTCCTGCGCCAGGAGCGCGGTGAACACGAGCAGTGCGATCAGCGGCGACCACTCCCACACATCCGCGACGGCGATACCCGGTAGCGCCCAGGTCGTCGACGACAGAGGCGCGATCGCATCGCGCGGCGCTCCGAAGAACCCCAGCACGGTCGCGAGCAGCCCGCCGCCGGGGTTGTAGATGAGCTTCCACAGGGTGCCGACGATCACCGGGGGAGTGATGAGCGGCAGGAGCAGGAGCGTGCGAACGAGCGAGCCGCTGCGCACCGCGCTGTGCAGGGCGAGAGCGGTGATGACGCCGAGGAGCAGGCTCGCGACCGAAACGCCGAGTGCATAGATGACCGTGCGGCCGAGTGAGGCGATCGTGTCGGCATCCGCGAGGACGGACTCGAACGTCTCGGTCCCCACCCACTCCTGGAAGGGCTTGCCGAGCGAGGACTCCGTCACGGCCGCGCCGACGATGAAGATCAGCGGGTAGACGCCGAGCACGAGCAGCGCGAGAACGCTCGGCCCCACGAACAGACGGTGCGCCGACGCCGGGCCCCGGAACCATCCGGAGCCGCGGCGCGGGCGCGCGACGGGAACGAACTCAGCCAAGAAGCTCTTCCCATTCGGCCTGGGTGGCGTCGAGGGCCTCCTGCGCCGTCGCCTCTCCGGCGATGAGCTTCGCGAGCTCGTCGGTCAGCACCTCCGCGGCCTGCGTCGCGTTCTTCCCGGTCGGCCAGGCGAGCGTGCCGTTCAGTGTCGCGCGGTTCGCCTCCTGCAGCGCCGGGTACGCGTCGCCGTACGCTTCGCTCTCCAGCGACGACAGGCGGTTGGGGTCGATGCCGGTCTGCGGGTCGGCCACCAGCAACTCCTCGTTGACCTCGCTCGAAGACGCCCACTCGATGAAGTCCTTCGCCTGCTCGGTCTTCTCGGTGTTGGCCGCGATCACCCAGGTGAAGCCGGCGACCAGCGACGCGCGCGGCTGCGTGTTGTCGCCGCCCACGGGTAGGAACGTGACGCCCCACTTGTCGGCGACGGTGGAGTCGGGGTTGATCTGCGAGCCGACGCCGAGGTCGGTCCAGTTCTCGATGAACGCCACCTTACCGGCGTACCAGGCGGAGTTTCCCTCGCCGAACGCGGTCTCGGCGGGAGTGGGGTACGCCGAAGCGATGGAGTCCGCGAGCGACTGCGCCGCCGCGACCGCCTCCGGAGTGTTGATCGTCGGTGCGCCGTCCGCATCCACGAACTCGCCGCCGAAGCCGGCGAGGCGGTTCGCGAAGCTCGCGCCGAGGATCAGGGGGGACTTCTGCCCGAAGATCACGTTGCCGTAGACGCCGTCGGCGCTCTCGTTCGCGGTGATGGTGCGGGACTGCTCGTTGTATTCGTCCCACGTGGTCGGCGGGGCGTCGAACCCGTTCCGGGCGAGGATCTCCTTGTTGTAGAACAGCACGTGCGTGTCGCCGTCGAACGGGAGACCGTAGCGCCGACCGTCGACGAGCGTATACGGGTCGTAGATCGAGGGGATGAAGTCCGCCTCGTCGATGCTCGGGGTGTCGGCGATCCAGTCGGTCAGGTCCTGAATCGCGCCGGCGTCGGCGAGGTCGCCGATCGACACGTACCAGGGCGCCGCGACGTCGATCGTGTTCGCGCCGGACTGCTGGTCGAGGGCGAGGGTGTTGCCGATCTCGTCGTACGGAACGATGACCGGGTTGATCTTCACGCCCGTCTTCGCCTCGTACTCCTCGGCGAGGAGCTTCGACGCTCCCTCGTGAGAAGAGATGAGGAGCACGGTGAGCTCGTCGACATCGCCCTCTCCGGAGGCGGATGCGGAACCGCCGGCGCACGAGGCGAGCGTCAGCGCGGCAACCGCCAGCGCGGCCGGAACGAGGATCGGGCGCCAGGAGCGCGCGCGGCGAGGGGTAGCGGACATGGGGGCCTCCAGTGGGCAGTCGGGACGCGCGGGGCTGTGGTCCGCACGGAGGAATTCTCCGGAGCCGCAGCGGGCGACGAGCGCGCCGTCGTAAAACGGGGTCACGTGACGACGCGGAACGCAATGAACCGGGCCACCGTGACCGTGTGTGTCGGAGCGGTAGCGGGCGGTCCCTCGTGCGCTGCTAGCTTTCCGAGTCGTGCGCCCCCGAGCGCAGGAAGGAACGGTGATGGTGTCTCGCATCATCCTCAACGCGTTCGAAATGAGCTGCGTCACGCACCAGGCCCCCGGACTCTGGCGTCACCCCGACAATCGTGCCGACCGGTACAACCGACTGGACTACTGGGCAGATCTCGCCCGTCTGCTCGAGCGCGGCACGTTCGATGCGGTGTTCCTCGCCGACGTGGTGGGCGTCTACGACGTGTACCGCGACTCGGCAGCCCCCGCTCTGCGCGACGCGGCGCAGATTCCCGTCGGCGACCCGCTTCTGCAGATCCCCGTCATGGCCGCGGCCACCTCGCACCTCGGCTTCGGGGTGACGATCGCCTCGACCTACGCCCAGCCGTACGCGCTTGCGCGCACGCTCTCGACCCTCGACCACTTCACCGACGGCCGCGTGGGGTGGAACGTCGTCACGTCGTACCTGAACAGCGCGGCGCGCAACCTCGGGCTCGGGGAGCAGATCCCGCACGATGACCGATACGAGATCGCCGACGAGTTCCTCGACGTCACCTACAAGCTCTGGGAGGGATCCTGGGAGGACGGCGCCGCGGTCCGCGATCGCGAGGCCGGGGTGTTCACCGATCCCGAGCTCGTGCACCCGATCGAGCACCACGGCCGGTTCTTCGACGTCCCCGGCATCCACCTGGCGGAACCCTCGCCCCAGCGGACCCCCGTGATCTTCCAGGCGGGTGCCTCCCCCCGCGGGCAGGAGTTCGCCGCGCGGCACGGCGAGGCCGTGTTCATCAACGGTCTCGTGCCCGAACTCACCCGCACGGTCACCGACAGCATCCGCCGTAAGGCCGAGGAGATCGGTCGTCCGCGCGAGAGCGTCAAGATCCTCACCCTCGCGACCGTGATCGTCGCGGAGACCGACGAAGAAGCACAGGCGAAGCACGCCGACTACCGTCGTTACGTCTCCGTGGAGGGGGCGCTGGCACTCTACGGCGGATGGTCGGGAGTCGATCTCTCAGCGCTCGACCCCGACGAACCCCTCCAGTACGTCGACACGGATGCGGCCCGCTCCGCGCTCTCGATCTTCACGAAGGCCGACCCGTCACGCACCTGGACCCCTCGGGACATCGCCGAGTACGTCGGCATCGGCGGTATCGGCCCGGTCATCGTCGGGAGCGCGGCCACCGTCGCCGACGAGCTGGAGCGGTGGGTGGAGGTGGGCGGCATCGACGGGTTCAACCTCGCCTACGTCGTGACGCCCGGCACGTTCGAAGACATCGTCGAATACCTCATCCCCGAGCTTCGCCGCCGCGGCCGGGTCTGGGACGAGTACGAAGGCGGCACGCTCCGCGAGCGGATCAGCGGAAGCGCGGTCGTTCCGTCGTGGCACCCCGCCCACGCCTACCGCGGTGCCTATCGCGCACGTCGCAGCGCCGCCGACGGTGCCGCCGCCCGTCAGCCCGAATCCGTCTGAGCACGCACACCCGAAGGAGCGCACACATGGCCATCGCCGAAACCCGCACCGCCCGCACCCCATGGAGCGGCACCGCCGACCGTGACGAGCTCGCCCGGTGGGACGCCGTCGCCCTCCGCGTCGCCGACCAGCTCGGACAGGACGCCCTCGCCCGCGACCGCGCCAACGCGCAGCCGTTCGCCGAGGCCGAGCTGCTCCGCGAGGCGGGCCTGACCACGCTTCTCGACCCCGTCGAGTTCGGCGGCGGCGGCGGCCACTGGGAGTCGGCTCTACGCGCTGTGCGGACGATCGCGCGGACCGACGGATCGATCGCCCAGCTGCTCGGCTACCACTACATCAACTCGGCCAACATCGCCCTGGTCGGTGCTCCGGAGGAGCGCGAGCGCTGGTACCGGGCGTCGACGGCGGGCCGGTGGATCTGGGGCGACTCGGTGAACCCGGTCGACCCGCAACTGACCCTCTCGGTCGACGGCGACGGATACCGCCTGAACGGCTTCAAGCGGTACTCGACCGGATCCGGGGTGGGCGACGCGCTGCTCATCAACGCCGTCGTCGAGGGCGGCGCGCGGCACGGCGAATTCGCCTTCCTCGTGCTGCCCTACGGGCACCCGGGTGTCGAGCTCGTCGATGACTGGGACAACCTCGGCCAGCGCCTGTCGGCGAGCAACACCGTGCGGTACACCGACGTGCGCGTCGACCCGGATCAGGTGCTCGGATACGGCACGGACGAACCGATCCAGAGTTTTGTCACCCCCGGCATCCAGCTCGTGTTCGGCAATCTGTACCTCGGGATCGCCCAGGGTGCGCTCGCGCAGGCACGCGAGCTCACGCGGGCGCGCCCCAACGCCTGGTTCCTGAGCGCGGCGGAGACCTACCGCGAGGACCCCTTCGTCCAGCGCTTGTACGGCGAACTGGTCTCGCGGGTCGCCGCGGTCGAGGCCCTCGCCGACCGCGTCAACCGGCGCTTCGACGAGATCATCGGGCGGGGCGAGACCGTGACCGCCGACGACCGCGCGGGGATCGAGATCGAGGTGGCGCAGCTCAAGGTCGTCTCCAGCGACACCGCCGTCGACGTCGCCCAGCGCGTGTTCGAGGCGACCGGGACGAGTTCGACCGCGAACCGGATCGGTCTCGACCTGCACTGGCGCAACATCCGCACGCACTCGCTGCACGACCCGGTCGACTACAAGAAGCTCGAGGTCGGCGCGCATTTCCTGACCGGCGCCGTCCAGCCGATCTCGCTGTACACATGAGCGCGACCGACTACGCAGACCAGCTCTGGGCGCGTCTTCCCGCCGACGTCGTCGCCGCGTTCCGCCCCGCGGTCGAGGAGATCGCTGCGGGGGCCGGCGCGCGCGACGTCGAGCGCGAGCTTCCGGTGAAAGAACTGGGGCTGCTGCGCGACGCGGGGCTCGGCCGGGCACGACTCCCGATCGCCGACGGCGGCGCCGGCCTCGACTGGCCGACGTTCGGGCGGCTGCTGATCGCGATCTCCGCGGCCGACAGCAACCTGCCCCAGATCCTCCGCGGGCACTTCGCGCTCGTCGAGCAGGCGCTGACGACGGGCGATCGCGCGTTCGCGGAGCGCTGGCTGCCGCGCATTGCAGCGGGCGAGATCACGGGCAACGCGTGGAGCGAGGCGGGCGGGTCGAGCATCGCGCGCGCCAGCACCGAGCTCGTCGCCGACGCCGATGGCGTGCTCCGCATCCGGGGCCGCAAGTTCTACACGACGGGCAGCATCTTCGCGGAATGGACGGATGCGGTCGCGCACCGGCTGAGCGACGGCGTCGACGTCTCGGCCCTCGTGCGCCTCGACCAGCCCGGCGTCACGGTGCTCGATGACTGGGACGGCTTCGGCCAGCGGCTGACGGGAACCGGAACCATCGTGTTCGACGGCGCCGTCGTCGAGGCCGGGGACGTGCTGCCGGTGCCCGAGCGATTCGGCTACCAGACCGTGCTCTACCAGTTCGTGCTGCTCGCGGTGCTCGCCGGCACGGCGCACGCCGCGGTGGCCGACGCCGCCGACGCGGTGCGCGCCCGCACGCGCGTGTACAGCCACGGTTCGGCAGACCAGGCCCGCAGCGACCCGCAGATCCAGGCGTTGCTCGGCGAGCTCGCGGCATCCGCCTTCGCCGTCGAGTCGGTCGTTCTCGCGGTGGCCGATGCGCTCGAGGACTCCTACGGTGCGGCGCTCGCCGAACGCGATTCCCCGGGTGAGGAGGAGGCGGATCGTCGACGCCGCATCCACGGCCTCGCCGAGGTGCGCGCAGCGCAGGCGCAGTCCTTCGCGACCGCGGCCGTGCCGAAGATCTCGTCGCGCTTGTTCGACGCGCTCGGCGCCTCGGCCACGTCCCGCGGGGCTTCTCTCGACCGCCACTGGCGGAACGCGCGCACGGTCTCCAGCCACAACCCGGTGCTGTTCAAGAACCGCTGGGTGGGGGAGTGGGTGCTCGACGGCACGCTGCCGCAGCCGCTCTGGGCGGTGGGGAACCCGACGCCGGGCGCGTGATCCGCGGCCGCCCACGACTCAGGCGTGGCGGTCGAGGAACGCGTAGACCTCGTTGTCGTCGACCCCGGGGAACGCGCCGCGGGGCAACGGCGTGAACATCTGCATGTGCACGCGTGCGCTCGGCCACGCCTTGCCGGTCCACCGATCGGCCGCGGCGCTGTCGGGCCGGCGGCAGCACGCCTCGTCGGGACAGGTCGAGACCGCGCGCTGCGCCGTTTCGCGCCCGCGGAACCACTTCGCGTCATCGAACGGGACACCGACGGTGATCGAGAACTCGCCCGCCGCGGTGCTGCCGGTCTGGGTCGAGCACCAGAAGGTGCCGGACGGAGTGTCGGTGTACTGGTAGTGCTCCGTCGTGCGGTTCTGCTCGGCGAACGCCGACCGCGCCGAGAACTTCCGGCACACGATCTGTCCTTCGACCGCCCCCGTGACGTCCATCGGAAGGGGCAGGTCGTCGTTCTCGAAGACGCGGGAGATCGAGCCGTCGCCGTCGACGCGGAGGAAGTGCAGGGGGATGCCGATGTGCTCGGTGAGGAGGTTCGTCATCCGCATCCCGGCTGCTTCGTGGGTGACGCCGAACGCGTCGCGGAAGTCCTCGACCGCGAGATTCCGGTCCTTCTTCGCCTGCTGCAGGAAGGCGACCGACGCGGTCAGGGGCATGAGGCAGCAGGCGGCGTAGTAGTTGATCTCGAGGCGCTGCTGCAGGAAATCGGCGTAGTCGCTCGGCGGGCGGTGCCCGAGCAGGCGGTGCGCCATCGCCTGCAGCGCCATG
It includes:
- a CDS encoding acyl-CoA dehydrogenase family protein; the protein is MAIAETRTARTPWSGTADRDELARWDAVALRVADQLGQDALARDRANAQPFAEAELLREAGLTTLLDPVEFGGGGGHWESALRAVRTIARTDGSIAQLLGYHYINSANIALVGAPEERERWYRASTAGRWIWGDSVNPVDPQLTLSVDGDGYRLNGFKRYSTGSGVGDALLINAVVEGGARHGEFAFLVLPYGHPGVELVDDWDNLGQRLSASNTVRYTDVRVDPDQVLGYGTDEPIQSFVTPGIQLVFGNLYLGIAQGALAQARELTRARPNAWFLSAAETYREDPFVQRLYGELVSRVAAVEALADRVNRRFDEIIGRGETVTADDRAGIEIEVAQLKVVSSDTAVDVAQRVFEATGTSSTANRIGLDLHWRNIRTHSLHDPVDYKKLEVGAHFLTGAVQPISLYT
- a CDS encoding XRE family transcriptional regulator, which produces MTSSTIELATLGHRIRHYRTSAGLTLDELGAAVGVAGSHLSLIENGKREPKLSLLQQIAGATGAQLADLLSSDPPNRRAALEIELDRAQSTHEFRRLGLPGIRVTKSLSDETIETVLGLHRELQRREREAIATPEEARRANTELRLRMRERNNYLPEIEKLAEKQLKAAGHGGGALTHRTVSVMAEQLGFELIYASDLPQSTRSITDIENGRIYLPPASIPGGHGLRSMALQAMAHRLLGHRPPSDYADFLQQRLEINYYAACCLMPLTASVAFLQQAKKDRNLAVEDFRDAFGVTHEAAGMRMTNLLTEHIGIPLHFLRVDGDGSISRVFENDDLPLPMDVTGAVEGQIVCRKFSARSAFAEQNRTTEHYQYTDTPSGTFWCSTQTGSTAAGEFSITVGVPFDDAKWFRGRETAQRAVSTCPDEACCRRPDSAAADRWTGKAWPSARVHMQMFTPLPRGAFPGVDDNEVYAFLDRHA
- a CDS encoding acyl-CoA dehydrogenase family protein; translation: MSATDYADQLWARLPADVVAAFRPAVEEIAAGAGARDVERELPVKELGLLRDAGLGRARLPIADGGAGLDWPTFGRLLIAISAADSNLPQILRGHFALVEQALTTGDRAFAERWLPRIAAGEITGNAWSEAGGSSIARASTELVADADGVLRIRGRKFYTTGSIFAEWTDAVAHRLSDGVDVSALVRLDQPGVTVLDDWDGFGQRLTGTGTIVFDGAVVEAGDVLPVPERFGYQTVLYQFVLLAVLAGTAHAAVADAADAVRARTRVYSHGSADQARSDPQIQALLGELAASAFAVESVVLAVADALEDSYGAALAERDSPGEEEADRRRRIHGLAEVRAAQAQSFATAAVPKISSRLFDALGASATSRGASLDRHWRNARTVSSHNPVLFKNRWVGEWVLDGTLPQPLWAVGNPTPGA
- a CDS encoding LLM class flavin-dependent oxidoreductase; this encodes MVSRIILNAFEMSCVTHQAPGLWRHPDNRADRYNRLDYWADLARLLERGTFDAVFLADVVGVYDVYRDSAAPALRDAAQIPVGDPLLQIPVMAAATSHLGFGVTIASTYAQPYALARTLSTLDHFTDGRVGWNVVTSYLNSAARNLGLGEQIPHDDRYEIADEFLDVTYKLWEGSWEDGAAVRDREAGVFTDPELVHPIEHHGRFFDVPGIHLAEPSPQRTPVIFQAGASPRGQEFAARHGEAVFINGLVPELTRTVTDSIRRKAEEIGRPRESVKILTLATVIVAETDEEAQAKHADYRRYVSVEGALALYGGWSGVDLSALDPDEPLQYVDTDAARSALSIFTKADPSRTWTPRDIAEYVGIGGIGPVIVGSAATVADELERWVEVGGIDGFNLAYVVTPGTFEDIVEYLIPELRRRGRVWDEYEGGTLRERISGSAVVPSWHPAHAYRGAYRARRSAADGAAARQPESV
- a CDS encoding carbohydrate ABC transporter permease; its protein translation is MAEFVPVARPRRGSGWFRGPASAHRLFVGPSVLALLVLGVYPLIFIVGAAVTESSLGKPFQEWVGTETFESVLADADTIASLGRTVIYALGVSVASLLLGVITALALHSAVRSGSLVRTLLLLPLITPPVIVGTLWKLIYNPGGGLLATVLGFFGAPRDAIAPLSSTTWALPGIAVADVWEWSPLIALLVFTALLAQDPHTLEAARLDGAHGLGLLRYITLPAVGGVIAAAFFIRLVLAFKVFDLVFMMTSGGPGQSTTTTSYLIYQAALREFDLSKAAVITLLLAVVVTVITVPVALIARRWQAADE
- a CDS encoding ABC transporter substrate-binding protein; the protein is MSATPRRARSWRPILVPAALAVAALTLASCAGGSASASGEGDVDELTVLLISSHEGASKLLAEEYEAKTGVKINPVIVPYDEIGNTLALDQQSGANTIDVAAPWYVSIGDLADAGAIQDLTDWIADTPSIDEADFIPSIYDPYTLVDGRRYGLPFDGDTHVLFYNKEILARNGFDAPPTTWDEYNEQSRTITANESADGVYGNVIFGQKSPLILGASFANRLAGFGGEFVDADGAPTINTPEAVAAAQSLADSIASAYPTPAETAFGEGNSAWYAGKVAFIENWTDLGVGSQINPDSTVADKWGVTFLPVGGDNTQPRASLVAGFTWVIAANTEKTEQAKDFIEWASSSEVNEELLVADPQTGIDPNRLSSLESEAYGDAYPALQEANRATLNGTLAWPTGKNATQAAEVLTDELAKLIAGEATAQEALDATQAEWEELLG